Below is a genomic region from Streptomyces sp. NBC_00461.
CGGCGGCTGCCGCCGTCCTCGGGGGCCGGGGCCTGCGCGGAGGTGGCGTACTGCATGGGCGGCATCGGCGGGGTGGGCGTGAAGGCGGGGCCGGGGGCGGGGGACGCCGTGCGCTCCGTCGGCGCACGCAAATGGACGGTCTCCTGGACGGAGACGGATTCCAGGACGTCGCAGGCCTGCCGTCGGGCGAGCAGCCGTGCGGCCAGCGGCTCGTGCCAGGGGGCCGCGCCGCTGTGACCGGCCGACGTGGCGGCGTCGAGGAGTTGCCGCGGGGTGGGGCGTCCGGCGGGGTCCTTGGCGAGGCAGGCGGACAGGAGCGCCGCCAACGCCGGGTCCGCCGCCGCGAGTTCGGCCATGATCTCGGGCTTGGGTTCCTCGAACGCGACACGATGCATCACGTCGACGCCCGTTCCGTCCCCGAAGGGGGCGTGGCCGGTCGCGGCGTAGATCAGGCTCCCCGCGAGCGAGAAGACGTCGGAGGCGGTGTCGCAGCGCCCCTCGCGCAGATACTCGGGCGACATGAAGGCGGGCGTGCCGACCCTGCTCCCGGTCGAGGTGATCGCGCTGCTGTCGGTGGCCTGCGCGATGCCGAAGTCGATGACGTGCGCGCCCTGCAGGGACAGGATCACGTTGGACGGCTTGAGATCCCGGTGTACGACGCCGACGGCGGCCATCGACGACAGAGCCTGCCCAAGGTCCGCCACCAGCCGCCACACGCCGGCCGGCGCCAGTGTGCCGCAGTCGCGCACGGCGTCGGCGAGGTTGAGGCCGGGTACGTACTGCGTGGCCATCCACAGCAGCGTGTCGTCGAAGCCGGTGCCGAGCAGCTGCGGCGCACGCGGGGTGTGGACCCGGGCATGCACGGAGGCCTCCCGCTCGAAACGCCGCCGGAACCGGGGGTCTTCGGCGTACTCGGGGCGGATCACCTTGACGGCGGCGAGACCGGGGGTGTCGTCGGCGGGGCGGGCGAGGTAGACGCGGCCCATGCCGCCGCTGCCGAGTAGGCCGAGGGGGGCGTAGGGGCCGATGCGGCCGGGGTCGGTCGGCTGCATCGGCGTCGCGCCCGCATGCGTCAGAGCCGCGTCACCGGACGCCGGGGTGTACGACGGCATGGGTTGCCGCTGGTCCGTCATCGATCCCCCGAGTGTTGTTCTGCCTCCCCAACGTGCGCTTGTGTCACGATGGTTGGTGCGAGGCTATCGCGTGGGGCGGGGGAGTGGTTCGAGGGCCGGTGGTCCCGCTCAGGTGTTCTTCGGGTACACGGTGTACTCGTGGCAGTCGGCGCACCCCTTCACCAGCGCCTTGTCGAACTTGCCGTGGGGACTGTTCAGGGTGACCTGGTGCTTGTCGTGGTGCCAGTCTCCCCACCCGTCCCCGTGGACACGCACCCACACGTCGCCCTGGCAGCCGGTGTTGTACTTGATGCCGGTGGCCTTGACCGTGCTGAGGTCGAGCGAGTAGACGGACCCGCACGAACGGCTGTACATCAGCCATCCCCGCTCCTCTTCGAGGATCGAGTCGGCCGCGGAGGCGGGGGTGGTGGCGAGCATGAGAGCCGCGGCGAGACTGCCGAGGACGGTGATGGTGCGCTTGCCCATGAGGGTTCCTCCCGTTGTCGAAGCAGGTACCACTGTGGGGCGGCCGGGGACCGCGCGGTACCTCGAACGTTTCAGGGTCCGGACAGCTCGCACCACACGGTCTTGCCCGCAGGTGTCAGCCACACGCCCCAGCGCCGGGCGACCGCGTCGAGCAGGAGCAGACCGCGGCCGGTCTCGTCGTCCGGGTTCGGGTGGCGGGCGATGAGCCAGGCGTGCGGGTCGGGGTCGGTGACCTCCAGGCGGGTACGGCCGTCCGGGGTGCGGAACAGGCGGACGGCCACCGGGGTGCTCTCGCCGACATGCTTGATCACGTTGGTGAGCAATTCGGTCACGCAGAGCTGGACTTCGGGGCAGGGTGCGCCGAGGTGCTCGCGGACGGCGTGGCGTACCTCCGGTACGGCCTTGGGGAGTGCGAGCAGTTCGAGGACGAGCGGTTCGTTCACCGGCCCGCCGCCTTGCGCAGGGCGGTGATCAGGGCGCGGGCGGTGGCCTGGTTGCAGTTGCCGAGTGCGATGAGAGGCCGTACGGGGAGCGCGCCGGCGAACGTCGGCAGGTCCACGCCGAGGGAGGGGAGCGTGATGCCGTTCGCCTCCAGGGCGGTGCGGAGGTCTTCGACGCAGGCGTCGGTGTCGTCGTCGTGGGGGCGGTTCATGGGCGTACGCCTTTCTGCGGCCTGTGCGCTCTGTGAGGAATCAGTCACAGCGTGGCGTCAAGGGGCGTACCGTGAAAAGTGTTTGGGTTGCGCCCGGTAACAGGCAAATGGCGGTGGTGAGTTGTGCCCCCTCGTAAGGATCCCGACGCGTCGGCGAACGTCCCCTCCTTCTACGGCGCCGAGTTGCGCTTCAAGAGGGAGGAAGCGGGCCTGACGCTCGAACAGCTGGCGGAGGGGAGCTTCCGGGGCATCCCGTTCCTCAGTCAGATCGAGCGGGGCGAGCGGCGCATGCCGATGGATCTGGCCCGGCACGTCGACAAGGTGCTGAAGACGGACGGATTTTTCGAGCGGCGCTGTGAAGACGCCCGCAAGGCGAAGCAGTCGGGGCATGCGGAGTACTTCGCGGATGTCGCGGAGATGGAGAAACATGCGGAGACGATCGAGGACTGGGCGCCGTCGCTGATCCCAGGGCTGTTGCAGACCAGGGCGTACGCCCAGAAGGTTGTGGAGACCTCGCTGCCGTGGCTGCCGCCCGAGACCGTCGAGAACCAAGTCAAGGCCCGCATGGAGCGCGCGAAGCTCTGGGAGTGTGAGGAGCACCCGTCGTTCTGGGCTGTTCTCCACGAGTCGCTGATCCGCAGGCCGCTCCTGGACCCCGAGGAGATGGCCGTCCAGCTCAGGCACATCGCGCACGTAATCCGCTCCACGCAGAGCGTTCTGCAGATCCTTCCGGAAACATCAGCCGCGCACCCGTTCATGATGGGCATGGTCAGGGTCATGACCTTCCCGGACGCACCACCGGTGGTGTACACGGAGGGACTCCACAGCGGCCAGCTCATCGACTATCCGGCCCTCGTGAAGAACTACCGGAGGTCGTACGATCTGCTCAGGGCAGCGGCGCTGCCACCGGAGGCCTCCCTGGCCGTGATCGAGGCAGCAGCAGAGGATTACCGGAATGAATCCCAACAGCAGGATCGACCTGAGCTCCGTTCAGTGGCGCAAGAGTAGTTACAGCAACGGCAGCGGTGGCGAGTGCGTCGAGGTCGCCGACAACCTCCCCGGCACCGTCCCCGTCCGCGACTCCAAGAACCCTTCCGGCCCCGCCCTGGTGTTCCCCACCCACACCTGGGCCGCCTTCATCCGCTCCCTGTAACTATTCAGGTACCGCTCCCGTGCGTGCCCCCCGAAACTCATCTGTGTCAGAACCACTGAGTTGAACGGGGAAGCACATGCGATCAAGCATCCTGACAAGGACGCTCGTCAGCGCCGTCACCGTCGTCGGAATCGCCGCCGGGAGCCTGGCAGCCGCGGGTACCGGCTTCGCGGCGTCCGAGCCGGTCGCGAAGCCGGCGGCGGTTTCCGGGGACGTCAGCACGCTCGCGACGAACAACTTCGGCCTGACCGCCGTGCAGGCGAAGAGGGTCCAGGTCTGGCTGAAGAAGCACCACGGCTACACGGGCTCGCTCGACGGGAAGCTCGGCACCGGCAGCTGGAAGTCGTTCCAGAAGTGCCTCAAGCAGTACTGGGGTTACCGTGGCGCGATCGACGGGAAGCCCGGCAAGAACACGGTGAAGGCGCTGCAGCACCTGCTGAAGAAGGGCTACGGCTACCGCGGCGCGATCGACGGTGCCGCCGGATCGGGCACCAAGTCCGCGTTCAAGAAGTTCGCCGCCGGGGCCCCCTCCGCCAAGCGGACCGGCCTCCACTGACCGACCGCAGTCGAGTGGCGCGCCCCCGGTTTACAGGGACCGGGGACGCGCCACTCGGCAGTTCGGTCAGCCCTTCACCCCGTCAGGTCCTTGCCGCAGCGCCTGCCAGGTCTTCGGGCCCACGATCCCGTCCGCGTCCAGCTCCGCCCGCTTCTGGAAGGCGACGACGGCAGCCTTGGTCAGGGGACCGAAGCCGCCGTCCACCTCACCGACTTCGGTGATCCCGTGCAGGTGCCTGAGCAGGCACTGGAGCTCTCTGACCTGGCTGCCGCCCTCGCCCTGCTTGACGGTGAAGTCCCAGGTGCTGCTCCAGCCCGCCGTGTAGCCGCGGCCGTTCTTGGTGTCCTCGTACACCGTGGGCTTCTCACAGGTGGGCGCCGCGGCGGCTGCCGGGGCCTCGTCGCGCAGGGTGTACGTCACCGTCGTAGCCGTGCCCAGGGCCACCGCCGCGAGCGCCGCGACCAGGACCGGCCGTCGCCACCGCCGCGGCCGCAGGCGGGGCAGGCGGGCCGAGCGGGCGCTGCCCGCAGCCTGTTCCGCGCGGCGCAGCAGGGCCTCGGTGCCGATCCGGTCGGCGTGCGTAGGGCCCAGGCAGTCCCGCACGATCTCCCGCCAGGCGTCCGGGAGTTCGGGCGACAGACGCAGTTCCTCGGTGCCCCGCGCATAGCGCGTCGCCGCGTCGCAGCGGGCTTCCGTGGTGCCTCCCGGCAGCGGGAACGTCCCCGTCAGCACGACGTGCGCGAGGACGCCGAAGGCCCAGATGTCGGCGGAGGGCCGGATCCGGGCGCCCCGCTCGTCGATCTCGGGCCAGAGCAGCTCCGGCGGCGTGTAGTCCGGCGTGGCGAACGCCGGCGCGTAGGCGTGGGTGCCCTGCAGCTCCGCGGCCATGTTGAAGTCGGCGAGCCGCACCGAAACGTCCTTCAGCAGCAGCACGTTGGCCGGCTTGAGGTCGCCGTGCACCCAGCCGGCGTGGTGCAGCTGGTGCAGGCCCTCGCAGATCTGGGCGAGCAGGGCAGGCCCCGCCTCCGGCCTCGGCGTGTGCTCCAGTACGGCGTCCAGGGAGCCCTCGGCCCGCTCCAGTACGAGGACGGTGGCGCCGTCGAGTTCGGGGTGGTCCGGGTCGTCGACCGTGAGCGTGTCGTACATCCGGATCAGGCGCGGTGCGCGCAGTTTCTCCAGCAGCTCCACCTCGCGCTCGGCCAGTTCGCGCAGATGGCGCAGCTGTCGCGGGGTGCGGGTGCCGGTGGGCAGGAACTTCAGCGCCGCCTCGCGGGGAAGCTCCGGCTCCTCGTCGCCGGTGTGCCTGG
It encodes:
- a CDS encoding serine/threonine-protein kinase, translating into MTDQRQPMPSYTPASGDAALTHAGATPMQPTDPGRIGPYAPLGLLGSGGMGRVYLARPADDTPGLAAVKVIRPEYAEDPRFRRRFEREASVHARVHTPRAPQLLGTGFDDTLLWMATQYVPGLNLADAVRDCGTLAPAGVWRLVADLGQALSSMAAVGVVHRDLKPSNVILSLQGAHVIDFGIAQATDSSAITSTGSRVGTPAFMSPEYLREGRCDTASDVFSLAGSLIYAATGHAPFGDGTGVDVMHRVAFEEPKPEIMAELAAADPALAALLSACLAKDPAGRPTPRQLLDAATSAGHSGAAPWHEPLAARLLARRQACDVLESVSVQETVHLRAPTERTASPAPGPAFTPTPPMPPMQYATSAQAPAPEDGGSRRRKRKAYLAVAAGLAVCAVAAGAFSLTRPSLGETASAAPTAAGSTTPGDAQASAIPSSSASPSGDKEKQKETASGKEEAEASESPNASAGGSAGGTQATPSDEASAPSDGNESGGGSAPTATPTKTATTPATPPWSSQCTYYSGTELTVHGDKGQRVVQVQCMLTKRGYSVGEAGVDGQFGDATLAAVKQFQRDKGLAVDGEVGPNTWAALRSST
- a CDS encoding ATP-binding protein, which gives rise to MNEPLVLELLALPKAVPEVRHAVREHLGAPCPEVQLCVTELLTNVIKHVGESTPVAVRLFRTPDGRTRLEVTDPDPHAWLIARHPNPDDETGRGLLLLDAVARRWGVWLTPAGKTVWCELSGP
- a CDS encoding helix-turn-helix domain-containing protein is translated as MPPRKDPDASANVPSFYGAELRFKREEAGLTLEQLAEGSFRGIPFLSQIERGERRMPMDLARHVDKVLKTDGFFERRCEDARKAKQSGHAEYFADVAEMEKHAETIEDWAPSLIPGLLQTRAYAQKVVETSLPWLPPETVENQVKARMERAKLWECEEHPSFWAVLHESLIRRPLLDPEEMAVQLRHIAHVIRSTQSVLQILPETSAAHPFMMGMVRVMTFPDAPPVVYTEGLHSGQLIDYPALVKNYRRSYDLLRAAALPPEASLAVIEAAAEDYRNESQQQDRPELRSVAQE
- a CDS encoding DUF397 domain-containing protein; the protein is MNPNSRIDLSSVQWRKSSYSNGSGGECVEVADNLPGTVPVRDSKNPSGPALVFPTHTWAAFIRSL
- a CDS encoding peptidoglycan-binding domain-containing protein codes for the protein MRSSILTRTLVSAVTVVGIAAGSLAAAGTGFAASEPVAKPAAVSGDVSTLATNNFGLTAVQAKRVQVWLKKHHGYTGSLDGKLGTGSWKSFQKCLKQYWGYRGAIDGKPGKNTVKALQHLLKKGYGYRGAIDGAAGSGTKSAFKKFAAGAPSAKRTGLH
- a CDS encoding serine/threonine-protein kinase, whose product is MNEQPHRSYAVPVPKGYRVGAWEVRAPLASGAFSTVYAARHTGDEEPELPREAALKFLPTGTRTPRQLRHLRELAEREVELLEKLRAPRLIRMYDTLTVDDPDHPELDGATVLVLERAEGSLDAVLEHTPRPEAGPALLAQICEGLHQLHHAGWVHGDLKPANVLLLKDVSVRLADFNMAAELQGTHAYAPAFATPDYTPPELLWPEIDERGARIRPSADIWAFGVLAHVVLTGTFPLPGGTTEARCDAATRYARGTEELRLSPELPDAWREIVRDCLGPTHADRIGTEALLRRAEQAAGSARSARLPRLRPRRWRRPVLVAALAAVALGTATTVTYTLRDEAPAAAAAPTCEKPTVYEDTKNGRGYTAGWSSTWDFTVKQGEGGSQVRELQCLLRHLHGITEVGEVDGGFGPLTKAAVVAFQKRAELDADGIVGPKTWQALRQGPDGVKG